One Methylophaga marina DNA window includes the following coding sequences:
- a CDS encoding DNA polymerase III subunit psi translates to MALTEYQYSVLTEMGIPVWTKRQSKSTQDIASTETIPADTLQTQEQKIPDDVQVVLVVEATALNAVERRLLTSILKSVGLDNRRQYIIASSEVVRLSPDELNSKIILTMMKSEQRLPEGVDAVQLPSLEAMIGQPSLKAVAWQQLKTHGNALN, encoded by the coding sequence ATGGCACTGACTGAATATCAATACTCAGTCTTGACTGAAATGGGTATACCCGTTTGGACAAAACGTCAGAGCAAAAGTACTCAGGATATAGCGTCTACTGAGACCATACCTGCAGACACTCTACAGACTCAGGAGCAGAAAATTCCTGATGATGTGCAAGTCGTTCTTGTCGTTGAAGCGACGGCATTAAACGCTGTAGAACGACGTTTATTAACAAGCATTCTAAAATCAGTGGGGCTAGATAACAGACGTCAATACATAATTGCCTCATCAGAAGTCGTGAGATTGAGTCCAGATGAGCTTAATAGCAAAATAATTCTCACAATGATGAAGAGTGAACAGCGTTTGCCTGAAGGTGTTGATGCTGTTCAACTTCCATCCTTAGAAGCTATGATAGGGCAGCCTTCATTGAAAGCGGTTGCCTGGCAACAGCTAAAAACTCACGGTAACGCTTTAAATTAA
- a CDS encoding 2-isopropylmalate synthase gives MTDKLIIFDTTLRDGEQSPGASMTKDEKVRIAKALERMRVDVIEAGFPIASTGDFEAVQAVAKAVKDSRICGLSRALDADIDRAGEALKLANASRIHTFIATSPIHMKMKLRMEPEQVIENAVRAVKRARQYTDDVEFSPEDAGRSETDFLCQILEAVIDAGASTLNIPDTVGYNLPHQFGSLISTLRERIPNADKAIFSVHCHNDLGLAVANSLSAVMNGARQVECTINGLGERAGNAALEEVVMAVRTRQDMFPCDTGIDTQHILSASRLVSGITGFVVQPNKAIVGANAFAHESGIHQDGVLKNRETYEIMRAEDVGWNTNRMVLGKHSGRNAFRSRLQELGIELTSETDLNAAFTRFKELADKKHEVFDEDIQALVSDTVATADERVSLISLKVCSETGETPFATVTLSVDGREVQTQMSGGGPVDAAYKAIESIVQSQTELQLYSVNSITTGTDAQGEVSVRLEKGGRIVSGQGADTDIVIASAKAYLNALNKILSPVDRAHPQV, from the coding sequence ATGACTGACAAGCTAATAATTTTTGATACGACATTACGTGACGGTGAGCAAAGCCCGGGCGCATCGATGACAAAAGATGAGAAAGTCCGCATTGCCAAAGCACTTGAGCGTATGCGTGTAGATGTAATTGAGGCTGGATTTCCTATCGCCAGCACAGGTGACTTTGAAGCTGTACAAGCAGTAGCTAAAGCAGTTAAAGATAGTCGTATTTGTGGTCTGTCCCGAGCATTAGATGCAGATATCGACAGAGCCGGTGAAGCGCTCAAATTAGCAAATGCATCACGCATTCATACCTTTATTGCAACATCACCTATTCACATGAAAATGAAACTGCGTATGGAACCTGAACAGGTGATAGAAAATGCAGTTCGTGCAGTCAAGCGTGCTCGTCAATATACCGACGACGTAGAATTTTCTCCTGAAGATGCCGGTCGAAGTGAAACAGACTTTCTGTGCCAAATCCTTGAGGCGGTCATTGATGCTGGGGCATCCACACTAAATATACCCGACACAGTAGGGTACAACTTGCCACATCAATTTGGCTCATTGATTTCAACATTACGTGAACGCATACCAAATGCAGACAAAGCCATCTTCTCCGTGCATTGTCACAATGATCTGGGCTTGGCTGTTGCAAACTCTTTGTCAGCAGTGATGAATGGTGCACGGCAAGTTGAATGCACTATCAATGGTTTGGGTGAACGGGCTGGTAATGCTGCCTTAGAAGAAGTCGTGATGGCAGTCAGAACGCGTCAGGATATGTTCCCATGTGATACTGGTATTGATACGCAGCATATTTTATCGGCATCACGATTAGTGTCGGGCATCACAGGGTTTGTTGTACAACCAAATAAAGCTATCGTTGGCGCCAATGCTTTTGCTCATGAATCAGGCATCCATCAAGACGGTGTTCTGAAAAATCGTGAAACCTATGAAATCATGCGCGCAGAAGATGTCGGTTGGAATACCAATAGAATGGTACTTGGCAAGCACTCTGGCCGAAATGCTTTCCGTAGCCGTCTACAAGAACTGGGTATTGAGTTAACCTCCGAAACTGATTTAAACGCCGCATTTACTCGTTTTAAAGAATTAGCGGATAAAAAGCATGAGGTATTTGATGAGGATATTCAGGCACTGGTTAGTGATACCGTTGCGACTGCAGATGAGCGTGTCAGTCTAATTTCATTGAAGGTCTGTAGTGAAACAGGTGAAACACCCTTTGCCACTGTCACATTGTCCGTTGATGGTAGAGAAGTGCAGACACAAATGAGTGGTGGAGGCCCTGTTGATGCTGCTTATAAAGCGATTGAGTCAATTGTGCAAAGCCAAACAGAATTACAGCTCTATTCAGTGAACAGTATCACTACTGGTACTGATGCTCAGGGCGAGGTCAGTGTAAGACTTGAGAAAGGTGGACGGATAGTCAGTGGGCAAGGTGCGGATACGGATATCGTTATTGCATCCGCCAAAGCTTACCTGAACGCTTTGAACAAAATCTTAAGTCCTGTTGATAGAGCTCATCCTCAAGTCTAA
- the pssA gene encoding CDP-diacylglycerol--serine O-phosphatidyltransferase — protein MVNSEKPQNRGIYLLPNLFTTAGLFAGFYAIVAGIRGDFETAAIAIFIAMIMDGLDGRIARMTNTQSAFGAEYDSLADMVSFGMAPALVIFQWSLTDMGKFGWMVAFIYAACGALRLARFNTQIGTQDKRYFQGLPSPAAAAIIAGWVWAGTSNDFSESMIAIFTIPITFGAAIFMVSSMRYHSFKELDLRNRVPFVVMLVLVLIFALVAIDPPTILFSVFLIYGLSGPVFTLLKLRQHRSERAQAKED, from the coding sequence ATGGTTAATAGTGAAAAGCCACAAAATCGTGGTATCTATCTACTACCGAATTTATTCACGACAGCGGGGCTCTTTGCTGGATTTTATGCCATTGTTGCCGGCATTCGTGGTGACTTTGAGACAGCTGCTATTGCTATATTTATTGCGATGATCATGGATGGATTAGATGGTCGTATCGCCAGAATGACCAACACTCAAAGTGCATTTGGCGCAGAATATGACAGTCTAGCCGATATGGTCTCATTTGGTATGGCGCCTGCCTTGGTGATTTTTCAGTGGTCTCTGACTGATATGGGCAAGTTCGGCTGGATGGTTGCGTTCATATATGCAGCCTGTGGTGCATTGCGACTAGCCAGATTTAATACCCAGATAGGTACACAAGATAAACGTTATTTCCAAGGTCTACCAAGTCCTGCTGCGGCCGCCATCATTGCTGGTTGGGTATGGGCAGGCACGAGCAATGATTTCAGTGAGAGCATGATTGCTATTTTCACCATACCAATTACTTTCGGAGCGGCTATATTTATGGTCAGCTCAATGCGCTATCACAGTTTTAAAGAGCTTGATTTACGAAACAGAGTACCTTTTGTTGTAATGCTGGTACTGGTACTTATTTTTGCTCTGGTGGCTATTGACCCACCTACCATTCTGTTTAGCGTATTTTTAATTTACGGTTTATCCGGTCCTGTTTTTACATTGCTTAAACTGCGTCAACATCGTTCTGAGCGTGCGCAGGCTAAAGAAGACTAA
- the ilvC gene encoding ketol-acid reductoisomerase, translating into MNIYYDKDCDLSIIQGMKVTIVGYGSQGHAHACNLKDSGVDVTVALRAGSSSIAKAQAAGLTVSDNVGEAVKGADLVMILTPDEFQSQLYKQEIEPNLKKGAVLAFAHGFAILYNQILPREDLDVIMIAPKAPGHTVRSEFVKGGGIPDLIAVEQDASGKAKDIALSYASGVGGGRTGIIETTFRDETETDLFGEQAVLCGGAVELVKAGFETLTEAGYAPEMAYFECLHELKLIVDLMYEGGIANMNYSISNNAEYGEYVTGPRVINEESRWAMREALKNIQEGKYAKQFIQEGQSGYPEMTAMRRINAEHPIEQTGAKLRSMMPWIQKIVDKSKN; encoded by the coding sequence TTGAACATTTATTACGATAAAGATTGTGACTTGTCTATTATTCAAGGCATGAAAGTGACAATCGTTGGTTATGGTTCACAAGGCCATGCCCATGCCTGCAACCTGAAAGACTCAGGTGTAGATGTCACTGTTGCTTTACGTGCTGGCTCTTCATCTATTGCTAAAGCTCAAGCTGCTGGGCTGACTGTTTCTGACAATGTCGGTGAAGCAGTGAAAGGTGCTGATTTGGTGATGATTTTGACACCAGATGAGTTCCAATCTCAATTATACAAACAAGAAATCGAACCTAACCTGAAAAAAGGCGCTGTTTTAGCTTTTGCTCACGGCTTCGCTATTCTTTACAACCAGATTCTGCCGCGTGAAGATCTTGATGTCATCATGATTGCACCAAAAGCACCTGGCCACACTGTACGTAGTGAGTTTGTTAAAGGTGGTGGTATTCCTGACTTAATCGCTGTAGAGCAAGATGCTTCAGGCAAGGCGAAAGATATTGCTCTATCATACGCATCAGGTGTAGGCGGCGGTCGTACCGGCATCATCGAAACAACATTCCGTGATGAGACTGAAACAGACTTATTCGGTGAACAGGCAGTCTTATGTGGTGGCGCTGTTGAGCTTGTCAAAGCAGGTTTTGAAACGCTGACTGAAGCAGGTTATGCACCAGAAATGGCTTACTTCGAATGTCTGCATGAGTTGAAACTCATTGTTGACCTGATGTACGAAGGCGGTATCGCTAATATGAATTATTCGATCTCGAATAATGCTGAATATGGTGAATACGTCACAGGTCCACGTGTCATTAACGAAGAAAGCCGCTGGGCAATGCGTGAAGCATTGAAAAACATCCAGGAAGGTAAATACGCAAAACAATTCATTCAAGAAGGTCAAAGTGGCTATCCTGAAATGACAGCCATGCGTCGTATCAATGCTGAGCACCCAATCGAACAAACAGGTGCAAAATTGCGTTCAATGATGCCTTGGATTCAAAAAATTGTTGATAAATCTAAAAACTAA
- the ilvN gene encoding acetolactate synthase small subunit, whose amino-acid sequence MRHIISILIENEAGALSRVAGLFSARAYNIESLTVAPTEDPSLSRMTIVTTGTDRIIEQIVKQLNKLIDVVKLMDLTEGPHIEREMMLIKVKAATMAQREDVKRLCDIFRGHIIDVTSSTYTIELTGAVSKLDSFIEALAEHKIIETVRSGVTGIARGEKSLHL is encoded by the coding sequence ATGCGTCATATTATTTCTATCCTGATTGAAAATGAAGCAGGGGCCTTATCACGTGTGGCGGGACTATTTTCGGCGCGTGCATATAACATCGAATCATTAACGGTGGCGCCAACAGAGGATCCATCATTATCCCGTATGACCATTGTCACAACAGGCACTGATCGCATCATCGAGCAGATTGTGAAGCAATTGAATAAATTGATCGATGTGGTAAAACTAATGGATCTGACCGAAGGGCCTCATATTGAACGTGAAATGATGCTGATAAAAGTCAAAGCAGCCACCATGGCTCAGAGAGAAGATGTAAAACGTCTGTGTGATATTTTTCGAGGCCACATTATTGATGTGACTTCATCGACCTATACCATTGAATTGACAGGTGCTGTAAGCAAATTGGATTCTTTTATTGAAGCACTTGCTGAACATAAAATTATTGAAACTGTCCGTTCAGGTGTCACAGGAATTGCTCGCGGCGAGAAAAGCTTGCACCTGTAA
- a CDS encoding acetolactate synthase 3 large subunit, with translation MELSGAEILVQCLKDEGVEYLFGYPGGAVLHIYDALYNQEDVKHILVRHEQAATHAADGYARATGKPGVVLVTSGPGATNAVTGIATAYMDSIPMVVITGQVSTAVIGSDAFQEVDAVGITRPCVKHNFLVKDINDLAETVKKAFYVASTGRPGPVVVDVPKDITDPAVKVPYHYPDKVNMRSYQPTVKGHTGQIKRAVDLMLTAKKPMIYTGGGVVLGKGSDELRQFVRHLGFPITSTLMGLGAYPASDKQFLGMLGMHGTYEANMAMHDCDVLIAIGARFDDRVTGKIAEFCPHAQIIHVDIDPSSISKTITVDIPIVGSVPDVLQEMNHLLKNSNKKPQKKAVEEWWNIIEGWRSKQCMSYDRNSDKIKPQAVVELLHEITKGEAYVTSDVGQHQMWAAQYYGFDEPNRWINSGGLGTMGFGLPAAMGVQLAYPESTVICVTGEGSIQMCIQELSTCLQYGLPVKIVALNNRYLGMVRQWQEFFYENRYSHSYMESLPDFVKLTESYGHVGIRIEKPEDLRAELERGFAMKDRLVFFDIVTDQTENVYPMIAQGKAHNDMHMSPYSAPAQDSERELS, from the coding sequence GTGGAATTAAGTGGTGCCGAGATATTAGTTCAATGTCTCAAAGACGAAGGTGTTGAATACCTTTTCGGGTATCCTGGTGGTGCAGTGCTGCATATCTATGATGCGCTATACAATCAGGAAGATGTCAAACACATTCTGGTTCGACATGAGCAAGCTGCAACGCATGCTGCAGATGGCTATGCTCGTGCGACAGGTAAACCAGGTGTGGTCTTAGTCACATCTGGTCCCGGCGCTACAAATGCCGTCACCGGTATTGCGACGGCCTATATGGATTCCATTCCAATGGTGGTTATCACTGGACAGGTAAGCACTGCGGTTATCGGTAGTGATGCCTTCCAGGAAGTCGATGCGGTTGGGATAACTCGTCCCTGCGTAAAACATAACTTCTTAGTTAAAGATATTAACGATCTCGCGGAAACAGTAAAAAAAGCATTTTATGTCGCTTCTACTGGTCGTCCTGGCCCTGTCGTTGTTGATGTACCTAAAGACATTACTGATCCAGCTGTGAAGGTGCCATATCACTATCCCGATAAAGTGAATATGCGTTCTTATCAGCCAACAGTGAAAGGCCATACAGGTCAGATTAAGCGTGCTGTTGATTTGATGCTAACAGCCAAAAAGCCAATGATTTACACTGGTGGTGGTGTAGTTCTGGGTAAAGGTTCGGATGAGCTACGTCAATTTGTTCGTCATCTAGGTTTCCCTATCACTAGTACCCTGATGGGCTTAGGTGCTTATCCTGCCAGCGACAAGCAGTTCCTTGGCATGCTGGGTATGCACGGTACATACGAAGCGAATATGGCGATGCATGATTGCGATGTTTTGATCGCTATCGGTGCACGTTTTGATGACCGGGTGACAGGTAAAATTGCCGAGTTTTGCCCGCATGCTCAAATCATTCATGTCGATATTGATCCGTCTTCAATATCCAAGACAATTACTGTTGATATTCCTATTGTTGGAAGTGTTCCTGATGTATTACAGGAAATGAACCACTTACTCAAAAACAGCAATAAAAAGCCACAGAAAAAAGCGGTGGAAGAGTGGTGGAATATCATTGAAGGTTGGCGTTCGAAGCAATGCATGAGTTATGACCGCAATAGTGACAAAATTAAGCCACAAGCGGTTGTTGAGTTACTTCATGAAATCACGAAAGGCGAAGCTTATGTCACTTCTGATGTGGGCCAACATCAAATGTGGGCTGCTCAGTATTACGGATTTGATGAGCCAAACCGATGGATTAACTCAGGTGGTCTTGGCACGATGGGATTCGGTTTGCCCGCTGCTATGGGCGTTCAGTTAGCATACCCTGAGAGTACGGTGATTTGTGTGACTGGCGAAGGTAGTATCCAGATGTGTATTCAGGAATTGTCCACCTGTCTGCAGTATGGTCTTCCCGTCAAAATTGTTGCTCTGAACAATCGTTACTTGGGAATGGTTCGTCAATGGCAGGAATTTTTCTACGAAAATCGCTATTCGCACTCCTACATGGAGTCGCTGCCTGATTTCGTGAAGTTAACAGAAAGCTATGGTCATGTCGGTATTCGTATCGAGAAACCGGAGGACCTTAGAGCTGAGTTGGAGCGTGGTTTTGCGATGAAAGATCGTCTGGTGTTCTTTGATATCGTTACTGACCAAACTGAAAATGTATACCCAATGATTGCTCAAGGTAAGGCGCATAACGATATGCATATGTCACCCTATAGCGCACCTGCACAAGATTCAGAAAGGGAGCTGTCGTAA
- the pyrC gene encoding dihydroorotase translates to MTQLKSKQITLTRPDDWHLHLRDDLALKRTVSDTARVFGRAIVMPNLQPPVTTTALAADYRARIIENRSEHSQFEPLMTLYLTDNTSADEIYRAHESGIIHGVKLYPAGATTNSDAGVTELSHCYQALEAMQKLGIPLLVHGEVTSPEIDVFDREKVFIDQILIPLIKNFPELRIVFEHITTSNAAEFVASAADHIAATITPHHLLLNRNDLLVGAIRPHHYCLPVLKRNTHQQALIKAATSGSKKFFLGTDSAPHPRAGKESSCGCAGIYSAHAAIELYAEAFDAANALDKLEMFASFNGPDFYHLPRNQTQITLVKESWDVPQTLPFADSSLVPMRAGNQIAWKVVS, encoded by the coding sequence ATGACACAATTAAAATCTAAGCAAATTACATTAACTCGTCCTGACGATTGGCACTTACACTTGCGCGATGATCTGGCACTAAAACGCACCGTTTCAGACACAGCTCGAGTCTTTGGTCGTGCCATCGTCATGCCAAATCTCCAACCACCTGTAACGACGACTGCATTGGCCGCTGATTACAGAGCCAGAATAATAGAAAACAGGTCTGAACACAGTCAGTTTGAACCTTTAATGACATTGTATCTCACCGATAACACCTCTGCCGATGAAATTTATCGTGCTCACGAGAGTGGAATCATTCATGGCGTCAAATTATACCCAGCAGGTGCCACCACAAATTCAGATGCGGGTGTGACTGAACTTAGTCATTGCTATCAGGCATTAGAGGCGATGCAAAAGCTCGGTATACCACTACTTGTACATGGTGAAGTCACTTCGCCCGAGATAGATGTATTTGATCGCGAGAAAGTTTTTATCGATCAGATATTAATCCCTCTGATAAAAAATTTTCCTGAACTGAGAATCGTCTTTGAACATATCACTACATCTAATGCCGCTGAGTTTGTCGCTAGCGCTGCTGACCATATTGCTGCAACTATCACCCCTCATCACTTACTGTTAAATAGAAATGATCTTCTGGTGGGAGCTATAAGGCCACACCACTACTGCTTACCTGTATTAAAGAGAAATACACACCAACAGGCTTTGATTAAAGCAGCGACCAGTGGCAGTAAGAAATTCTTTCTAGGCACTGATAGTGCGCCTCATCCACGAGCAGGCAAAGAATCAAGCTGTGGTTGCGCCGGCATATATAGTGCTCATGCCGCGATTGAGTTGTATGCAGAAGCATTTGATGCAGCAAATGCATTAGATAAATTAGAAATGTTTGCCAGCTTTAATGGACCTGATTTCTACCACTTACCTAGAAATCAGACTCAAATAACGTTAGTAAAAGAAAGCTGGGACGTCCCTCAAACGTTACCTTTTGCAGACAGTTCTTTGGTACCCATGCGGGCGGGAAATCAGATAGCTTGGAAAGTCGTTAGTTAA
- a CDS encoding sensor domain-containing diguanylate cyclase, with protein MKTPDLPQNEQERLSTLQSLTILDSAPDERFDRLTRIAIKLFDVPVALVSIVDKNRQWFKSCQGLDITETPRDLSFCGHAILGDGAFVVEDTHKDERFIDNPLFIGQKHIRFYAGYPIRYLDGSKLGTLCIKDVRPRHFSDEDRALLKDLATIVEHEIQAVELATMDELTGILNRRGFNMSAAKSLSICRRGGLPVALAFLDLNEFKPINDKFGHAEGDKALRQFATILDDVGRDSDIVARMGGDEFVILLVDADQKAVDEVMKRFSKQVEASNKQRELGYDITFSYGVVLMDSDKHQGIEDLLSEGDVLMYKRKRKQSR; from the coding sequence ATGAAAACACCAGATTTACCTCAAAATGAACAAGAAAGGTTATCGACATTACAATCGTTGACTATCCTTGATTCGGCTCCCGACGAACGCTTTGATCGTCTCACAAGAATCGCCATTAAGTTATTTGATGTGCCAGTTGCGCTCGTCAGTATTGTTGATAAAAATCGCCAATGGTTTAAGTCCTGCCAGGGATTAGATATTACTGAGACGCCACGTGATCTGTCTTTTTGTGGACACGCGATTTTGGGCGATGGCGCCTTTGTTGTTGAAGATACGCATAAGGATGAACGTTTCATCGACAATCCGCTATTTATAGGTCAAAAGCATATACGCTTTTATGCTGGCTATCCCATTCGTTATCTTGATGGCAGTAAGCTAGGTACGTTGTGTATTAAAGATGTGAGGCCAAGACATTTCAGTGACGAAGATCGAGCACTACTTAAAGATCTAGCAACCATAGTTGAACACGAGATTCAAGCCGTTGAGTTGGCGACCATGGATGAGCTAACAGGCATATTAAACCGTCGAGGTTTTAATATGTCTGCCGCAAAATCTCTGAGTATATGCAGACGTGGTGGACTACCCGTTGCCCTGGCTTTTCTTGATCTGAATGAATTTAAACCCATCAACGATAAGTTTGGTCATGCAGAGGGGGATAAGGCACTACGTCAATTTGCAACGATCTTAGATGATGTTGGCAGAGATTCAGATATCGTCGCGAGAATGGGCGGAGACGAATTTGTTATTCTGCTGGTTGATGCTGATCAAAAAGCGGTTGATGAAGTGATGAAACGTTTTTCAAAGCAAGTTGAAGCATCTAATAAACAGCGCGAACTTGGCTATGACATTACTTTTTCATACGGTGTCGTATTGATGGACTCAGACAAACATCAAGGTATTGAAGATTTACTTTCTGAAGGTGATGTCTTGATGTATAAACGCAAACGCAAGCAAAGCCGTTAG
- the purC gene encoding phosphoribosylaminoimidazolesuccinocarboxamide synthase has protein sequence MQKKQELYSGKAKSVFATDNEDYVVLSFRDDTSAFDGEKVEQLNRKGMVNNKFNAFIMQYLADKGIPTHFEELLNDTESLVKNMQMVPVECVVRNVASGSLVRRLGVEDGLALNPPVFEFFLKNDALHDPMINEYHIETFGWAKAEDISKMKELTFEVNEHLQRLFADAGMILVDYKLEFGLFKGQIFLGDEFSPDGCRLWDAETRKKLDKDRFRQGLGGVIEAYEEVAQRIGVTL, from the coding sequence ATGCAAAAGAAACAAGAATTGTATTCTGGTAAAGCCAAAAGTGTTTTTGCTACAGATAATGAAGATTATGTCGTACTGAGCTTTCGTGATGATACGTCTGCATTTGATGGTGAAAAAGTCGAACAGTTAAATCGTAAAGGCATGGTCAATAACAAGTTTAATGCGTTCATTATGCAATATTTGGCTGATAAAGGCATTCCAACTCACTTCGAAGAGCTGTTGAACGATACGGAATCCTTGGTTAAAAACATGCAAATGGTGCCGGTTGAATGTGTGGTACGGAATGTGGCCTCTGGTAGCTTGGTTCGTCGCCTTGGCGTCGAAGATGGACTTGCGCTCAATCCTCCCGTGTTTGAATTTTTTCTTAAGAATGATGCGTTACATGATCCGATGATCAACGAGTATCACATCGAAACATTCGGCTGGGCTAAAGCTGAAGATATAAGCAAAATGAAAGAGTTAACGTTTGAAGTTAATGAACATTTACAGAGGCTATTTGCCGATGCCGGCATGATTTTAGTGGACTATAAACTAGAGTTTGGCTTGTTCAAAGGTCAGATCTTTTTAGGTGATGAGTTTAGTCCAGATGGCTGTCGTCTGTGGGATGCAGAAACACGTAAAAAACTGGACAAAGACCGTTTTAGACAAGGTCTGGGTGGTGTCATTGAAGCCTATGAAGAAGTGGCACAACGTATCGGTGTGACGCTATAG
- a CDS encoding MBL fold metallo-hydrolase — protein MRFASLGSGSRGNATLVTAGKTTVMIDCGFSAREAEKRLRKLGVDPYQLSALLVTHEHADHMAGIRVMARKFRLPVYTTPGTAGCLPVDIAAHIKTFNCHETFSINDLEVEPFPVPHDAREPSQFVFGNGQHRLGLLTDVGSITPLIEETLSGCNALLLEANHDMMMLEQGEYPEHLKRRVGGRLGHLNNVQSASLLEKIDTTNLQHIMAMHISEKNNCPSLVVPLLADALACEHDWIGIADQEAGFDWREITNR, from the coding sequence ATGCGATTTGCTTCCCTTGGAAGTGGTAGTCGAGGTAATGCGACACTGGTAACAGCTGGAAAAACCACAGTCATGATTGACTGTGGTTTTTCTGCTCGTGAAGCTGAGAAACGTTTACGGAAACTGGGCGTTGACCCTTACCAGCTATCTGCTTTATTAGTTACACATGAGCATGCCGATCACATGGCTGGTATACGTGTCATGGCCCGAAAATTTCGTTTGCCTGTCTATACCACACCGGGCACAGCAGGTTGTTTGCCGGTTGATATTGCAGCGCATATCAAGACATTTAATTGCCATGAAACATTCAGCATTAATGATTTAGAAGTTGAACCATTTCCCGTGCCACATGATGCACGAGAGCCGAGCCAGTTTGTTTTTGGTAATGGTCAACACCGCTTAGGTTTGCTGACGGATGTCGGCTCCATCACACCGTTGATTGAGGAAACATTATCTGGCTGTAATGCCTTACTGTTAGAGGCCAATCACGATATGATGATGCTGGAGCAGGGGGAATATCCTGAACATCTTAAGCGGCGTGTTGGTGGCAGACTGGGGCATTTAAATAACGTGCAATCCGCCTCATTACTTGAGAAAATTGACACCACAAACTTGCAGCATATTATGGCAATGCATATTTCTGAAAAAAACAATTGTCCATCGCTTGTTGTGCCGTTACTTGCTGACGCACTGGCTTGTGAACATGATTGGATTGGCATTGCAGACCAAGAGGCCGGTTTTGACTGGCGTGAAATAACTAACCGCTAA
- the bamC gene encoding outer membrane protein assembly factor BamC yields MNVKLFKQTSLVVMMTTALTACGAFSSLDEVVPDNTQKYRKAETMPPLDVPPDLSTSRIKDDISGKQTNTATYSEFEEAATNPLAAKYNITPESKPALSGEGADRHLVVPGDREVTWQRIIDFWATKDLGIARADDRIGLMDTTADADGYVYRIRMERGDTSKMANIYLGNADSEQANNQKDEAMLRQLADYLGTLYQQDMEQFKLATPAPPPEETARVLLMDDSNGQQSLLIEQDFSTVWGRVGRVLDSKGFSVEDRDRSKGQYFVRYIDPFKQAEEDDEGMLDKLAFWRDDVEKKPNEYYYIKLLSDADQTRVMVLDSNEVRTSDDSAKRLLDLIQEQLAP; encoded by the coding sequence ATGAACGTAAAATTATTTAAACAAACATCGCTGGTTGTCATGATGACGACTGCTCTAACTGCTTGTGGTGCTTTCTCATCATTAGATGAAGTGGTTCCAGATAACACACAGAAATACCGTAAAGCTGAAACTATGCCACCTCTCGATGTGCCGCCCGATTTAAGCACTAGTCGAATTAAAGATGACATCTCTGGTAAGCAGACAAATACAGCGACATACTCTGAATTTGAAGAAGCGGCAACCAACCCATTAGCTGCAAAATACAATATTACGCCTGAATCCAAACCTGCATTATCAGGTGAAGGTGCAGACCGGCATCTTGTTGTGCCTGGTGACCGTGAAGTGACTTGGCAACGTATCATCGATTTTTGGGCGACTAAAGATTTAGGGATTGCACGTGCTGATGACCGTATTGGTCTGATGGATACCACAGCTGATGCAGATGGTTATGTCTACCGCATTCGAATGGAACGTGGTGATACCTCTAAAATGGCCAATATCTATTTGGGTAATGCCGATAGTGAACAAGCTAATAACCAGAAAGATGAAGCGATGCTTCGTCAATTAGCTGATTATTTAGGCACGCTGTACCAGCAAGATATGGAGCAATTTAAACTGGCGACCCCAGCGCCACCACCAGAAGAAACTGCTCGTGTGTTATTGATGGATGATAGTAATGGTCAGCAAAGTTTATTAATTGAGCAGGATTTCTCAACAGTTTGGGGACGTGTTGGACGTGTCCTAGATAGCAAAGGCTTCTCAGTTGAAGATCGTGATCGTAGCAAAGGTCAGTATTTTGTCCGCTACATTGATCCATTCAAGCAAGCTGAAGAAGATGATGAAGGCATGCTGGATAAACTGGCCTTCTGGCGTGATGATGTCGAGAAAAAACCAAACGAATACTACTACATTAAGTTGCTGTCAGATGCTGATCAAACACGTGTAATGGTATTAGATTCAAATGAAGTGCGTACTTCTGATGACTCTGCCAAACGTTTGTTAGATCTGATTCAGGAACAACTTGCACCATAA